TGGCAAGAGAAAGAAAAATGCTCGATCAGAATTCAGATACATCAGAAGTTATTCCGTGACAAATAAAATGGAAAATTGCAAATAAACGAAATTCATCCAAAGACGAAGAGATCATGATCAATTTTACACCACCGAAATCCAAAATTTAATCGTTACCAGAAATGGAGAGACGGGAATGAGTCGCAGAAGATGAAGAGAAAAAGAGAAGCTTGTTTGTAGCCATGGTGTAAAGCTTCTACTTTGGGTGATTTTTAGAGGAGAAACATTAGACCATGGATAATAGCTGAACTAAAACATCAAAACTGTTTAAACAAATTTAGATGAAGTATACTGGCACAAACTGTTTTCTACTGATGTTAACAAAGAGATCATGGCATTTGCAACAGTAAACTGTAGAATCCAATATGTAGTGTATTCTGAAAATTAAACTTGAATTAGCTGAAATCCCACTTGACTTGTATTCTGAAAATCCAataattactactactactactacatatTGCTGATACAAGCAAAAAAGCCACCTCAAAAACCATTATAAGTCTTTCATAGGTAAAGAAACTTGTTCTGAAAAAAAAAATGCCGCACCGACTCAAATCTCCAAGTGAATTCATCATTCGAGAAACTAAGAGCACCATTCTCTTGCATTTTGGAACATCTTTAACCAAGGGCTAGGTCCCTTTTTGTCAACATTCCAGTTGCTTGGATACCAAGGAAATTGCCACATCATGAAGCAACGCTCAGGATGAGGCATCATTGCCAGATGTCGACCATCTGGAGAACATATCGCCGCCACTCCCAACGGTGATCCATTCAGGTTGAATGGGTAAGTTTCCGTCGGGTTCCCATCATCGTCACAGTACctgaatataaaataaaattattatgtTCAACATTAGGTCAGTAGATGACGTTTTAAAAAGGCAAAACATCATCTATTAAAAGACGGAGGTAGTAATAATTTATTTTTTCAAAAAGTTGTTATGATACCTTATTGGTGCCAAGTTTGAATGAAGAATCCGGTCAAAGACACCGTCATCGGGAAAATAAGCTTTTCCCTCGCCATGTGCTGACCAAACTCCCAATGTACTACCTTCCATTCCTTTGAACATTATTGAAGGCGAGTCTTGAATCGTCACACTTGTAAATCTGCATTCAAATCTCCCAGACTCATTGTGCACGAATCTCGGCTGGGAAGGATCTCCACCAACACCGAGCACGCCGCCAACTTGTGGCCCCGGGACCCATCCCAATAAAGCCATTAGCTGACATCCGTTGCAGATTCCGACACTGAATGTGTCTGGTCGTTTGTAGAATTCCTGAAATTGGTTCAGTAGAGGCTGGTTGAATCTTATACAGGCCGACCAGCCTTTCGCCGAATCGAGAACGTCGGCGTAGCTGAAACCTCCGACGAACGCAATTCCTCGAAACTCGTCGAGAGAGACAAAGCCGTTAAGAAGGTCAGACATCGTAACGTCCCAAGGCTCGAAACCGGCTGCGTAAAATGCTCCAGACATCTCTCTGTCTCCGTTACTGCCTTCTTCTCGGATGATAGCAACTTTTGGCTTTGAAGTTGAATTCAAGTATTTTTTATCCGTCAGAGAAGGATTGAAAGATAATGACCATGAAGGTTTGTGTCTGGACTTCAACCCTTGTTGTTCTAAGTCTACACAAGAAGACAAGCGTTGCAATTTTTCCAACTGAAAACTGGTTTCTTCCCACATATCTCTAAGAAGATAAGTTTTTTCACTCAAAAGACAAATTCCGTCAACTTCTAGTTCCACATCAGGCAAGGCTGTAACGTGTCCGATGATATCAGGAGAAACACCGAAATTCTTCAGTTTTCCATTGACGGAATCCAGATTCTTCTTGCTTACTTCAAGAATAAGACCAAGCTCCTCAGCATAGAGAGTTTGGAAAAGACTATTACCTCCTGAAGCCAAGTCCAATTTAATGCCACAATTTCCGGCAAAAGCCATCTCAAGTGCACATACTAAAAGACCACCATCACTGATATCGTGGCCTGAAGAGATCAGTCCATCTGAAATAAGGTCTTGAACACCCTCAAAAGCTTTTTTGAGGTAAGAAACATCGTCAACATCAGGACAGTCATCGCCGATCTGATCGAACACCTGAGCAAAAGCTGATCCACCCAATCGACGCTTGCCCTTGGCTAGATCGATGTGAAGCAATACACCATCATCTCCTAGCTTCAGATCTGGGGTCACTGTTTTTGTTATGTCAGGGCAAGTTGCATAGACACTGATTACGAGATTTCCAGGGGCCTTCACAACCTCACCGTCAACTTGGGCTGCCATGGAAAGACTGTCTTTCCCACCATCGATAGCAATGCCTGTAAAGATAAAATGTATCAAATAAGTATAAGTTTTGCTAGAAACAAACTTTATAAAACAAGAAAATCATCTCCGCTAGCAAGGTCTAAATTTAACCACAGTAAGTGATCCCCAACCCACACTATCTTCAAGAAAAGTGAATTATTGCCATTTTATAGTAAGAAATTCTAAGCATGACGAATAATCCCGCAGACTAATTATAGAATTATGGCATAGCTAAATTTCACTGGTATAGAATTCATATGGCATAGTTCATTGTGTGACATGCTCAACATCTTATTGTTGCAACCATTAAACAACTAAACACCAGTCAAGCACACAGCATGGGACCTAATGAAAACTTCAATCCATTCCCAAACACGCATAACAGTACAAATAATTTTACCCAGAAAGAAACAAAACCCAACCTTAGCAAAATGGATAAAACAAACAGAAACCCTAGAAATTGAGAGGGAGATGAAATCGGGTGATAATAAGATAGGAAATCGAGACGTACCTATAAAATCGATTAGCAGATAGGGATAAAATCGAAGGGTGAAAATAAATTAGTAAAATAATTAGCCACAAAAAAAACTGGGATTGGCAATTCAATTGAAGGGTGAAGATGATAATATTGCCTagcatcaaaatacagtaaattaTAAATTAATTCGAGTAAAGAAATAATACCAAGTTCGATCATAGCGTCTGCAAGAGCTATAGCAGCATCATACATGTCCGCACCTTCACCATCTAGCTTTGCAGCATACATCCAATTCCCGCTAGCTTTAACATCAGAGAGAGATGTAATCTTTGCCCACACAAGATTCGTTAAAGCTTCTCCGACAGCTAACCTTGCCATTGCTTTAGGATCAAGCAACCCTTTCATCGGCTGCTCTCCGATTGCACATGCACCTCCGGTCAAGTCAGAATGAGTTTGAGCAAGGACTGCCACATCAGCAAGGGTTATTTGAAGCGGACCAACGGTTTGCTGTTGTGCCACAAGACCCGTCACGCATCTGTCCACCTTTGTCGTTAAGAATCTCTTTGAGCCAACAGCTGGAAGCCTCAAAACTCTCTTGAGAGAATCCATGACACCGACACTAGGAGCAATATCGAGTGGCTCTTGCGCGTGAACCACCCGATCAAATTCAAACTGTTTCTGAGGCATATCCCCAAGTACTTTTTCCAGCTCAAGGTCAACGGCGGGAGGAGGCGGAGGAAGCCCCTCCGATTCACATTTCTTGACAGCCAAGCTATCAACTAGAACGACACGGCCTTCACCATCAATTTCCCCAAGAACAGCGATTGAAACTCTCTCTCTTTTGCAGATAGATTCCAACAACTTCCTACTTTCGGGCTTCACCAAGATTGCATCTTGCTCCTGATACTCTGCACCCCAAATCTCCAAAACAGACATCGTGTGGTCGCCAACTACAATAGCTCGGATATCAATCTCGGCACCTTTAGGGTATATTATTTCCTTGACAACATTACAATTCCCACCAGCTCCTTGGTCATGAATGCTGATGATTGGGTTATTCTCACCCATTTCAATGCACGCTCGAACTACACGATAAAGTTTCTGTGCCATTTCAGCATCTCCACGTTGTACAGCATTAAAATCGAGCTCTGCGTCATTCTGCCCACTGACCATACTTGATGCAGCCCCACCTCCCATTCCGATACGATACGCCGGGCCTCCAATTTTTACAACCAACATTTCAACTTCAGGCTCACCCTTGGTTATATGCGAGTGATCAATCAGCCCGATTCCAGCACTGAACATTATTGGCTTCATAAACTCCCTTCTTTCACCATTAGGAAGCCTCATTCCGAAAGTTCTAGTGTAACCTTGAATTAGAGGCTCTCCAAATTTGTTCCCATAGTCTGATGCTCCATTGCTAGCATCAATCAGGATTTGCAAAGGCGATGCCAAGTTTGACGGATATTTGAAAGATGGATCCTCCCATGGAGCATAAGACCCTTCCATGTAAAGATTTCCAACACAGTAACCAGCAGTGGAGGCTCCCACAAATGATCCCCTACCTGTCATAGAGGAATAGAGAAAAGGTTAAAACCAGAATTGTCAAAAATTAAGCATCAACTTCTTATTTTCATCAACAATGTTAAAACGAATAAGAACAATGGAGAAGTCAGCTCAGGTTTATTTACCTGTTGCGTGGGTATCCCTAATACGACCGCCTGCGCCGGTCTCTGCACCTGGGTAAGGGGCCACCGCACATGGGAAATTATGGGTCTCGGCTGTAAATAAGATATCGAGATCACGATCAGATACATCTAATGAAGATGTAGAACCAGGCTGAACAGGTCGCAGTTGCTTTGCAGGGAAGCCTCTAATTGCACTTGAGTTATCCTTGAAGCCAATGACGGAATTATTTGGATTGGCACGCAAGGTACTTTTCACAATCTGCATAAGAGTCCTATCCATGGGTTTTCCATCGATAATTAGCTTTCCCATGAAAAACCAATGCCTGCTGTGCTCACTGTTAGATTGAGCAATATCAAACAATTCAACATTGGAAGGATTCCTCTTGATGTCTTCCATGAAAAGGCGTGTATAGTATTTCAAGTCTTGCTCATCAAAAGCCAAACCCATTTCTTGATTAATTTCTTCCAAAGCCCTCCTACCTTTCTCCATAACAGGAACAAAGTAGACTTCCTCAGGAACTACATTGGTCTGGAAGGATTTCAGTTTCTGTGTATACACACACTCAGTCATTCGATCATGTACCAGCGCAGCAAATTCACTGATCTGGCTCTCTTGCAGTTCACCCTTACTGTACAACAAGTGTCTTCTCGATCTTTCCAAGCGAGTCACTTCAGACAACCCACAAGCCTGACAAATAGATACAGCATTAGACGACCAAGCTGTTGTAAAGGACAACCTAGGACCAACTTCCACAATCACAGTATTCAACCCCTCTTTCTTCTTCTTTTCGAGAAAGCTCTCAGTCCCTAAATTCTCCGGTTCATAAGTCTCTGAAAGAAGCCACCTCAGCGCGCTAACCTTCTCAGATGAAATCTCATTTTTTATCCCAATGTTGAAACACTGCTCAGTTTTCAAATCAACAATCTGGTTAGAGACTTTTGTCTGAACTTCCTTGATTAATTCGAGAGTGGCATTCTCTTGCATTAAAGGGACACGATAGAAGTGTATAACTTCTGGATCAGGCTTTTCGATAATACCAACAGAAGACTTCACATTTTCAGAAACCACAGCTCTAGGCTTCGACTGAGCACAACACTTCAAAGTAGTAGCACCTCTTCGACTACCAGTTAAATGCAACGAAGCATTCCCTTTAATTGAACCCCAGAGCAACTGCTTCAGGTTAGTAGAAGCTGTTCTTTGCAAAAAGAGTGTTTGCCTACACGTTCCCTGTAAACAGAAAATTATTGAATAAATACAAATTCAATAAAAAAATTTAAACACAGCCAACAGAAGACAACCAAAGAACTTACACGCAAGAATTCAGAGGCCGTGATTTCCCCGACTACGGCCATGTCGTATTGTAGCTCACTACTAACTGCTTTTTAACACTAACAGTGCCTGACACAAGAGAAAAgaagtaataaatatataaaccattGAAACAAGAAGAATTCAGTCCTCAAGCATGTAAACTGTAAAGGTAAAAGTACATAATCGAGTTAACTGGTCTACGAACTATAATTTGTAATTTCAAACTGACATGAGAAACAGATATGTAATTCCAGTCATCAAACACCCCAGATATGCCAGCGAAGAAGAGCAGCGCAAACACATATGCCAGCGGAGAAGGGCAGCTCAAACGCTAAAAAGCTGGGATTTTTAACATGAGGAAAAATCAAGTGTAAACTGATATTTTTAAATTAAGAAAAAGCAACGATGACTAAACCCCA
This genomic interval from Rutidosis leptorrhynchoides isolate AG116_Rl617_1_P2 unplaced genomic scaffold, CSIRO_AGI_Rlap_v1 contig79, whole genome shotgun sequence contains the following:
- the LOC139885119 gene encoding probable phosphoribosylformylglycinamidine synthase, chloroplastic/mitochondrial, with the translated sequence MAVVGEITASEFLRGTCRQTLFLQRTASTNLKQLLWGSIKGNASLHLTGSRRGATTLKCCAQSKPRAVVSENVKSSVGIIEKPDPEVIHFYRVPLMQENATLELIKEVQTKVSNQIVDLKTEQCFNIGIKNEISSEKVSALRWLLSETYEPENLGTESFLEKKKKEGLNTVIVEVGPRLSFTTAWSSNAVSICQACGLSEVTRLERSRRHLLYSKGELQESQISEFAALVHDRMTECVYTQKLKSFQTNVVPEEVYFVPVMEKGRRALEEINQEMGLAFDEQDLKYYTRLFMEDIKRNPSNVELFDIAQSNSEHSRHWFFMGKLIIDGKPMDRTLMQIVKSTLRANPNNSVIGFKDNSSAIRGFPAKQLRPVQPGSTSSLDVSDRDLDILFTAETHNFPCAVAPYPGAETGAGGRIRDTHATGRGSFVGASTAGYCVGNLYMEGSYAPWEDPSFKYPSNLASPLQILIDASNGASDYGNKFGEPLIQGYTRTFGMRLPNGERREFMKPIMFSAGIGLIDHSHITKGEPEVEMLVVKIGGPAYRIGMGGGAASSMVSGQNDAELDFNAVQRGDAEMAQKLYRVVRACIEMGENNPIISIHDQGAGGNCNVVKEIIYPKGAEIDIRAIVVGDHTMSVLEIWGAEYQEQDAILVKPESRKLLESICKRERVSIAVLGEIDGEGRVVLVDSLAVKKCESEGLPPPPPAVDLELEKVLGDMPQKQFEFDRVVHAQEPLDIAPSVGVMDSLKRVLRLPAVGSKRFLTTKVDRCVTGLVAQQQTVGPLQITLADVAVLAQTHSDLTGGACAIGEQPMKGLLDPKAMARLAVGEALTNLVWAKITSLSDVKASGNWMYAAKLDGEGADMYDAAIALADAMIELGIAIDGGKDSLSMAAQVDGEVVKAPGNLVISVYATCPDITKTVTPDLKLGDDGVLLHIDLAKGKRRLGGSAFAQVFDQIGDDCPDVDDVSYLKKAFEGVQDLISDGLISSGHDISDGGLLVCALEMAFAGNCGIKLDLASGGNSLFQTLYAEELGLILEVSKKNLDSVNGKLKNFGVSPDIIGHVTALPDVELEVDGICLLSEKTYLLRDMWEETSFQLEKLQRLSSCVDLEQQGLKSRHKPSWSLSFNPSLTDKKYLNSTSKPKVAIIREEGSNGDREMSGAFYAAGFEPWDVTMSDLLNGFVSLDEFRGIAFVGGFSYADVLDSAKGWSACIRFNQPLLNQFQEFYKRPDTFSVGICNGCQLMALLGWVPGPQVGGVLGVGGDPSQPRFVHNESGRFECRFTSVTIQDSPSIMFKGMEGSTLGVWSAHGEGKAYFPDDGVFDRILHSNLAPIRYCDDDGNPTETYPFNLNGSPLGVAAICSPDGRHLAMMPHPERCFMMWQFPWYPSNWNVDKKGPSPWLKMFQNAREWCS